The following are encoded in a window of Sutcliffiella horikoshii genomic DNA:
- a CDS encoding YheC/YheD family protein, with protein MITLGVLSFSQPTSYLTKIAEHAAKNGVMMCIISPTQLTESKSHVSGLMYTSDKKEWKDATFPIPSFIYDRCYYGTKKAQLFKTGADSLKLQENVQFLGYGLPNKWDVYNKLSSIQEIQPFFPLTKKLTSVTFFLSHFRLKDSWLIKPINGSQGRGLIKVERIEGQYIVKEVVQPGESLYIFKTDHHLKKWLHSRMKISEYIFQPFLPLQNKKHVPFDLRIFLQKNEDGNWTERVRCIRTGPKSHITSNLAGGGEMLPFSVITQGLQRAKREELEKKLQVIVEHLPSAIDQSISPLFELGIDIGIDPDYNLWILDINSKPGHKIVTMASPSVQAEIYEAPSKYCMYLSSIKR; from the coding sequence ATGATCACCCTAGGTGTCCTCTCATTTTCACAACCGACTTCTTATCTTACAAAAATAGCCGAACATGCTGCGAAAAATGGTGTCATGATGTGCATCATTTCACCAACTCAATTAACAGAAAGTAAATCTCACGTATCAGGCCTTATGTACACTTCAGACAAAAAGGAATGGAAGGATGCCACCTTTCCCATTCCTTCCTTTATTTATGACCGCTGTTATTACGGAACGAAGAAAGCGCAACTCTTTAAGACAGGAGCAGATTCATTGAAGTTGCAGGAAAATGTACAGTTCCTTGGATACGGACTTCCAAACAAATGGGATGTCTATAACAAGCTATCATCCATACAGGAAATTCAACCTTTCTTTCCACTAACAAAGAAACTAACCAGCGTCACATTTTTCTTATCTCACTTCCGTCTAAAAGACAGTTGGCTTATCAAGCCCATCAACGGCTCCCAAGGGAGGGGATTAATAAAGGTCGAACGAATCGAAGGTCAATATATCGTAAAAGAAGTGGTTCAGCCAGGAGAATCACTCTATATATTTAAGACAGACCATCACCTAAAAAAGTGGCTACATAGCCGTATGAAGATTTCAGAATATATTTTCCAACCATTTTTACCTTTGCAAAATAAAAAGCATGTTCCATTTGATTTAAGGATATTTTTACAAAAAAATGAAGATGGAAACTGGACAGAAAGAGTAAGGTGTATCCGGACAGGCCCAAAGAGCCATATTACATCCAATCTTGCAGGTGGCGGGGAAATGCTTCCTTTCTCTGTCATTACTCAGGGCTTGCAACGTGCAAAAAGAGAGGAATTAGAAAAAAAGTTGCAGGTCATCGTGGAACATCTTCCTTCTGCGATTGACCAGTCGATCTCCCCTCTTTTTGAATTAGGAATAGACATTGGGATAGATCCTGACTATAATTTATGGATTTTAGATATTAATTCAAAGCCCGGTCATAAGATAGTAACAATGGCTTCTCCTTCTGTACAGGCAGAAATCTATGAAGCCCCGAGCAAGTACTGCATGTACTTGTCGTCTATCAAAAGGTGA
- a CDS encoding YheC/YheD family protein: protein MMMKALIPVKCRDDLKEHQILVPEQISDVHIESIAFGTHQYPCHGILHGGHSLYLSESLFKKLLLPYEGNIHVFVHEGTLHLGPLIGIFTAGFTSSMIRPIGERSLFFSKLLSTERKVGAYMFLFGANHIDWKEGTMEGFMFTEHGWKKKILPFPHVVYDRLPNRRTEKHRLLAQTREKMQTDYAIPWFNPGFFNKWDIHQKLMIEENIVPYLPETHNDVSIAKMEKLLCKYPFIYLKPTNGSLGLGVYKIIYNREEETYYARYKNEDFVNKLQRSSSLEALLTHVLKNKDLSCYLIQQGIPLLKVDDSLVDFRVHTNKDEQGNWVVSAMAAKLSGKGSITTHANSGGVIKTVSEIFSDKTEQEAVIHKLSLASLLISNAIDTHMPGFIGEIGFDFGLDKEHKLWMFEANSKPGRSIFYHPKLRNEDILTRKLSIEYAVYLTEHTIKNPEGVFS from the coding sequence ATGATGATGAAAGCACTCATACCTGTTAAATGCAGAGATGACTTAAAAGAACACCAAATTCTTGTTCCAGAACAGATCAGCGACGTCCACATAGAATCGATAGCTTTTGGAACACACCAGTATCCCTGCCATGGAATTTTACATGGCGGGCATTCTCTTTATCTTTCCGAATCATTATTTAAAAAGTTGCTCCTTCCTTATGAAGGGAACATCCATGTATTCGTCCATGAAGGCACTCTTCACCTTGGCCCACTGATTGGAATTTTCACAGCTGGCTTTACCAGTTCCATGATTCGGCCTATAGGAGAACGTTCTTTGTTTTTCTCCAAACTGCTTTCAACCGAAAGAAAAGTCGGTGCCTATATGTTTCTTTTCGGTGCCAATCACATTGATTGGAAAGAGGGTACAATGGAAGGCTTCATGTTTACAGAACATGGCTGGAAAAAAAAGATTCTCCCTTTTCCACATGTCGTTTACGATCGCCTTCCCAACAGGCGGACAGAAAAACACAGGCTACTTGCCCAAACGAGAGAAAAGATGCAAACAGATTATGCAATTCCATGGTTCAACCCTGGCTTTTTTAACAAATGGGATATCCATCAAAAGCTGATGATTGAAGAAAATATCGTCCCTTACCTCCCAGAAACGCATAATGACGTGTCCATTGCGAAAATGGAAAAACTATTATGTAAGTATCCTTTCATTTATTTGAAACCTACAAATGGCAGTCTTGGCCTTGGCGTTTACAAAATCATTTATAACCGTGAAGAAGAAACATATTACGCACGCTATAAAAATGAGGACTTTGTCAATAAACTGCAGCGCTCCTCTTCCCTTGAAGCCTTATTGACTCATGTTTTGAAAAATAAGGACTTGTCCTGTTATCTCATTCAACAAGGCATTCCATTACTCAAAGTGGATGATTCCCTCGTTGATTTTCGCGTTCATACAAATAAAGACGAGCAAGGAAATTGGGTTGTAAGTGCGATGGCCGCGAAACTTAGTGGCAAAGGAAGCATTACCACCCACGCCAACAGCGGCGGAGTAATCAAGACGGTTTCTGAAATCTTTTCAGATAAAACCGAACAAGAGGCAGTCATCCATAAATTGTCTCTAGCTTCCCTTTTAATAAGCAATGCCATTGATACACATATGCCGGGGTTTATCGGTGAAATTGGATTTGATTTTGGACTTGATAAAGAGCACAAGCTTTGGATGTTTGAAGCAAATTCCAAACCTGGCCGCTCCATCTTCTATCATCCAAAATTGAGAAACGAAGATATTTTAACACGCAAGCTGTCTATTGAATATGCGGTGTATTTGACCGAACATACAATAAAAAATCCGGAAGGTGTTTTTTCATGA